A window of Aptenodytes patagonicus chromosome 1, bAptPat1.pri.cur, whole genome shotgun sequence genomic DNA:
TAGATTTGGCCTTGCTTATTGGAAACCTTTCATCCATCAAACGCTTCTTGGCAAAATGTGCATTTCATCACCTTTTATTACTGCTCCATATAAAACATGACTACCTACTGCTACTATTACTCCATTAGTGCAAGTAGCAGAGATCTATCCACTGCTACAGATTTCAGCTAGGCTAATGAGCAGTGTGGATGCCAGTATTGTGGTATGtgatgaatttcctttttttttttttttggtagaagaggtttttttgttttgtttttaatcaggcTAAAGAACACAAGTTTGCAAAGTAAAGCACCAAGTTatgaaatgccagaattaaaGTTGCTTCTGCTATCTCAATTCAGCTCGTTGTGCACATGCCTTTAGAAACACTAGTTGCATGAACAGACTTCACGTACTCATGGACAATGCTTCCTGTGTCAATATGTATtaaaacataatatatttattGTCTAATATGTGGCAATGTTTATTGCATGCTACGTGAACCTCACCTAGGTGACAGAATTTAATTTACTCATGAGTTTCTGTATGGTACTTCTCACCATACTACCAGAGTGCTTCACAAATGTTTGCTTCTCACTAGAGCCACAGATGAATAATCTGGAGGCATTCCTAAATTAGACTGGGAGCTAACAcacagaaaatgcaagaaaaaaactcCTTCTACCTATCTTAGCTGCTCCATATGAAATGCTtctgactttgatttttttcaaaactactACATGCGTAGTCCCCGTGAATTTTGGTTACAGCTTTGTGTGCCCAGTACTTCACAAATCAGATGCAAATCTGAAGTTAGAAAAGAAAGAGCGTACTAGTGGAGATCTCTTGTGGAACTCTGGTGTTAAAGTTGGTCAGCATCATGTAAGAACACATTGAGGTGGGAGCAGGGATTGAATTTTTTAGGACAATGTAATGGTATTAACCATAAAattccccctcttcccctccccccgtttttttttaatctggcttCTTGCCACATTCACTGTATTTGTCACAGAATTTGGAAATGAATCGGAGACTAAAGTCTTGATTCATGTATTTCAGCATTATCCACCTCACGTATTGAATGAGGCCAGAAACTGTAATCCTCGAATTTCTGTACTTCAGTGTCAACTTTGATATAATAACGTTCCTGCTAAGGTATTTTCTTCTGTATAATATAAAGAGTAAGTCATCTGGCATGTATCCCCTGAGATGGAAATACAATATCAGGAATGTATACCGTGACCTGTGTTGATGATGTTATCTATATAAAGTACACATTCCTAATAACATGTTCAAGAAAGCTATAATCTGGACCATTACAAACGCTTGTCTACACTAATTTACaactctcatctttttttttctcctctactcaGGATATCCTTTTGCCTTGTTCCAGCGCTATTTCCTCTTCCAGAAGGAGACCTACCTCATTCATCTCTACAATGTGTTCACAGGACTCTCAATTGCTTACTTCAATTTTGGTAAGATGAGTTTGGGAAGAGAGAGCTGCCTGGCCCAGGGTGTGCTGTGGTTTGGGAGGACCTATAATGGGAAAATATGATTTCTACTtcacctctctctctttccccgcTCCACAGGGATGCAGTTCTTTCATTCCCTGCTATGTGTCCTAATCCAGTTCCTCATACTGAGACTTATGGGTCGCACAATCACTGCCGTCTTCACCACGTTCTTCTTTCAGATGGTAAAACTCTCTTTCTTACTGCATCGGTTTGTAGAAAGGAGCCCTCTGTTTAGTTTTGCACTTCCCACTAGCAACTGTGGGTGGAAAAGTGGAGACAGATCAAAACCAGCTGGAGGAATTAGTTTGAATAACCCAAACAATGGTTTCTTTCAGACATACCTTATGGCTGGATATTACTTCACAGCCACAGAGCATTATGACATCAAGTGGACAATGCCACATTGTGTCTTGACGCTCAAGTTGATTGGTGAGTGACACCTCCTTCCTATCTCTTGCACTCTACAAGCTGTGCCTCAGGGAAGAGGGGACTGCTTGTTCAGCCCAACCAGCCCATCCCAGGGCTTCATATAATTGTTTCTCACCTCTAGGTCTGGCCATCGATTACTATGATGGAGGAAAAGATCTGGTGAGTAAGACACCATTCTCCATTCCTCCTCCGCTCTTCAGTGCCATTCCAGTGAGCTAGAGGTCAGAAAATCAAGTTCAAAGGATGCGAGTTAGCAAGCTGCATTCATTGTTTGGTAAAAGCCATAGCTGAGAGGGGGGAGCATCTGTGAGTGTCTGAGGGCACTGAATTCTGGagtggaaaaaagtaatttggaaCAGAGACAGTAGTGATTAGAGATGGACAAAAGTTGTTTTAATCATGTCAGAATATTATTCTGCCCCCCTCCAAATTCCCCACCATCTCCTTCCCCCAAATCTGTTGCTTTAGATTCCCGATCCCCAATGCTCTGTGTCTTGTGGGTAGCGTACCTTTAACTTGCAGACCATCAGCACTGGATCTCAGTTAccatcttcctttcctttgtttAGTCTTACCATATCCTTGTGGATGGTTACCCTTTACTGTTTGTTAGGGCCCTGTTTTTAGAGCAGATGAAACAGTGAGAGGAGTTGCATGGCACAATGTGTGGGAGAGGGCAGAACACTTGCTACAGTGTCTTACTTCAAGTATTTGCATTCCCCATCTCCTGTTTGGGGCCTGACACAGTCTTTAGCATCCATGGAATCGCTGCTGACTGCACGAAAACAAGTTTGAGCTGAAATTTACTAAGCTGAAGTTTAAAGTATTGAAAGACAATGAATTCTTGCATCAAGAAGTAGGAATTGTAGGACGATAAGGTCTTGGGAGAGTACATGTGATTGCAGTCAGGGCCTGGAATAGGTCAGGTACAGTGCTTTTACTATGCCTGCTACGCTGGCAGGGATATATGTCAATAGATCCCTTCCATGTTTTGAGCTTATTTGGGAATACAGGTCTGTGCAACTGGTCTCAGCCATTGGATCTTGTTGCTATTTAGAGGGGTGGGGATAGAgagggctggggaagaggaatGGATGTGAAGTACAAAGTGGAAAGCTCCATATACATGGAGAGCAAGAACTGAGACCATTAAGGAGGTAGGCTGAGAACATAACATCCAGAGCTAGTATGAGATCCCCTAGGATGATGTTAATGCCACTCCCTTTGGTGCAGGAGTTCCTGACCCCTGAGCAGCGGCGATTTGCTGTCCGGGGAGTTCCTACCTTGCTGGAGGTCTCAGGATTCTCCTATTTCTATGGTGCCTTCATGGTGGGGCCTCAGTTCTCCATGACAGACTATCAGAAACTGGCAAGGGGTGAGATGACTGACGTTCAAGGACAGAGACCCAATAGGTAACAAAAAGCCACTTAGCTCCTCACCTTCCTGAGATCCCAGAATGCTGAATCCTCCACATATTCCCTGCAGCAAAGTGCCTTCTCACCTGGACACTGAAGTACGGTGACCAAAAGTGACTTACAAGACAAGGCAGTCTTTCAAAAGTTGCTCATAACTCTCTGCATAATGTCCTAGCATTGTTCCAGGGCATGAACGTCAACAACCATTTGACATCTTTAGTACAGACTCGGTCCCAACCTGGTAATGTTAGCATCCCAGCTTCCAAACGGAGGCATCTGCTGCAGTGGAACATGGTGACTCCCTATCGCTATCTCCCCTACCTCTTCTTCtccacttctgtttttaaaattatgagtTTGAAGGTCTCTTTCCGAGGCTTTTCTTTGaccttcatatttttctttctcagttttgtgCCTGCTCTCAAGCGCCTGAGTTTGGGTCTCTTGTTTCTAGTAACCTATACTTTGTCAAGCCTGTACGTCTCTGATGAATACCTCATCTCAGATGATTATATGGTATGTATTCATTTGGCAGTTCTGGGGTGTGGAAGAATTCTACTGCTCTGGTGGGCAGTGGATCTACAAgagtggatttttatttttagttttgcctCAATTTAAAAATAGGGTAAGTCAGCAACTAGTGATAAGCCTTTCCACAACTGATTTGGCTTTACTGCCTGTCCTGTGGATTCCATTTGACACAGAACAGGAATGTGTTAAGCTGAACTGAACCAAATGAAAACTTTTACAAATAGACAATTAATCTTAGATGCTACTGTTGTTTTTGGAAACCTAACATATGTATTTTGTGACCTTTTAATGACCTTCCATTTAACCATTACATGCAAGGAACTTCACTAGAGTAACTTGCAAGGCTTACCAGAATCTTTGAGGTTCTTGAAAAACTCTTAATAAGTAATTCCTACCTAAAGATTATCAGTGTTTGTGTCAGTATGAATAAATGAGGGTGTAAATTCCACAATGATTATGCTAACCACAGAGTCTTCCCAAAGTACCTACTTCAGTACAGCCAAATATTACCAAAGGAAGGAGAATGATGTGTAAATTTGCATAAGCCAATAGCCTGGCAGTCCAGTCCATGTAGCAGTCCCAACACATACATCAGATTAAACTGAAAGACAGTGATGAGATCTCGTCTATTTTGTCTTATTATTGCCACTCaactccatttttaatttttattctatttcactGTTATCTCTGCAGGAGAAGCCTTTCTGGTTCCGTTGTGGTTACATACTGATCTGGGGCAAAATTATACTCTACAAATACGTAACCTGCTGGCTTGTTACGGTGAGTCTAGATGTCATTccagaaacaaaagacaaatgaaCAAAGATAGTACCTTTGCAGCTACTTAGTATGCTCTTGGACTTAGTGCTAAATGGAAGTAAGCCAAATGTCTGGAGATCAGTGCAGGTCAGTTTAGCTTGCTTTAAGTTAGCAAAGGCTAGCTAACTAAAAAGCAGGCAGTTTTTAATCCATTTGTTCCATCTGCAGTAGTGTCTCTCCACTCAACACAGTGAGTTAGagcttccccagctctgcctttccaaaaaaaaagggggcaatgTTTTCCTCTCATCTCCTTCTTGTGAATCTTTTTCCATAGGAAGGTGTCTGCATCCTTGTTGGTCTGGGGTACAATGGAAAGGACCAGAGTGGAAAGCCTTTGTGGGATGCCTGTGCCAACATGAAAGTCTGGCTGTATGAGACAACACCTTTGTTCACAGGGACCATTGCTTCTTTCAACATCAACACCAATGCTTGGGTGGCCCGGTGAGCAGGACAAAATTCCCCTTCTGTAATGTGTTGGTAACGTCTGTCAACAGAACCAAGGTCCTAGGCTGAGAGGGAGCACTAGAGGAAGAATCTGCCAGTTTTCAGTTCTTACACTTTCTTCCACGTTTTGCTGCTGTCCCGTTTGAAACAGGTTACTGGGTCAGACAGATCTTTTCATTCAATCTAAAAGGGCAGTTCATTAATATAGGCAAGCAGTTGAtggcagcaggagggcagaggCTAGAACGGGACCACAGCGAGCCCTTTGGCCTGCCCGGTCAAACAGCTGCAGAACTGCTCTAACAGCTGGTTCCTACATCATGCCTCTTGATGCTCCCTATGCAATGACTCCACCGGGTTTTGGTTCGGCACTTGCTGGGGGACACAACTGAATTGTAAAATACCTTCATTTCTGTGTGCGTTGTCAGATGAACCACTTCTCCCCACTAGCTGGGATTTCTTTAAGACAAGGGCTGAGGTACACTGTGCCCTGGTAAGGGGAGCTGTCTTGCTGTTTCTGTCACTACAGGGTGTGCAAAGGCATACGGTCCCCTGGGCCCTGCACCTCTGACACGGAGAGGGGAGGACAGACAATAAACTAGAAGCACTTtgagtttgtttcttttctgctctaGCTACATCTTCAAGCGTCTGAAGTTCCTGGGTAACAAACTGCTGTCGCAGGCACTGGCCCTGCTCTTCCTGGCCATTTGGCACGGGCTGCACTCTGGCTACCTGGTGTGCTTTCAAATGGAGTTGCTTATAGTCATCGTTGAAAGACAGGTGCGCTTTGTCTGACTTACCAGAATGGGGTGGCCTGCGTTAGCCTTTCCCCGTGACTCTGGAAACTGCCACGCTGAAGGCTTTACTTggattaaatatgaaaaatagctGCTCACTTTGGAATTGGGTGTTCAAACATGATACGTTTCTGTTCTCAAGAGTTCAGTAGGTTGCTGGCTTCTGCACAGGCAAGCCATAAATTTATTGGAGAAGCTGACAGGAAGAAAAGTGGAGAACTTGGCATATGTGTAGAAGGTAACTGAAGTGCTTGGCAGCTGGAAAGGCTGGAGGACAAGCACGAGCTGAATGCCTCTGCTAAATCTCCCAGTACTGAGAGAACAACATTccatatttaaactttttttaattaaaactttgagCAGGACAGGGTACTTAGCTACTTTTTTAGACTAACTGCTTACTAAAATTCATTTTACACAGCTGGATAGATACTTTGGCCCCAGAGCCTGCATATATAGCCATAGGACATCCAACTGAGgagaattctgttttttctttaaattagatCATAAACCTTGTTCGGGACAGTCCTCCCCTAAGCACTTTGACCTCCATCACTGCCTTGCAGCCCATCTTCTACGTGCTGCAACAGGCTAACCACTGGATGTTTATGGGTTACTCTCTGGTGCCATTTTGCCTTTTCACCTGGGACAAATGGATGAAGGTATTTAGTAGCCACAAACAGACAACCCATCCTTTTCCCTCCATGCCTTCTCATATGTTCTTGGCTCAAAGCTGCTTGCTGATCCTTAACCCTGCCTTTCTCTTTACAGGTGTACAAGTCTATTTATTTCTTTGGCCATGTGTTGGTCTTCAGCTTATTATTGGTGTTGCCTTACATTCGCAGATTAATTGTGCCAcgaaaagaaaaactaaaaaaagcagaataacagCCAAAAGGTAGGGTCATGCTATGCAGAGAGAATCTCACACTTGGACGGGGAGGTGAAGTGGGGCAGCAATATTACATCCCAAGGTAAAAGGCAAAcataaaaccaacagaaacaaatctagcacttttctctttttcagattGTACCACCTGTGCATTTCTAGGAGTTGATTTAACACTCCGGAATCAACGCATCACCTGCCAAGTTTGCTGTGTTGAAGTATGACTTTTTTTCAACgtgaggagggggaaagagaaagcaCAGGGTCAGAGACCCGAAAGGAGGGGAATGGAGTAAGCCTCCTTCCAGAGCCTCCACCTTCTGTATGTTGCCTTATCTCTCTGCCGCCCTCCAGTGGACACTCGTGTCTCTCTGCTGGTATCAGATGATTGTAAAAACACTCAATGCAGGCACTGTATTGGATTGGAGCCACCTTCTGACTTTTCTACGTTTGTCATCCAAGATAAAAATTGCTCCTGGTCTTTTTCATATCGGCTTCAGCTCCTTTCCTCTTGAGTGCCTCGGTGTGGGAGTGTGAACTGTCACACACCACTGAGTAAGGTGATTCTACAGGACTGAGTAGCTTCACCTGCAGGGTGAGTAGGGCACAGCTAAAAATTTCAGTTCCATGACAAATTTGGGCTGAGTCCCTGCTATAAAGGGATCAAGCCTGCCCATGTATTAAACATGAGAAAGTAAAATACACAAGCACTCTTATCAAAAGTGACCTTtaataggagggaaaaaaaggtcagTAGGGCAGTCCATTTAAAGTCTCATTGCTCCAGAAGCTACAAGGACAAAATTGAAGCCTTTTCCCTTCCAGAAGCCCAAAGTTGCACCAGGTTCACACCTAAGTAAAAGAGCCTCTCCAGAACACGGAGTCACTGTATAGGAGTCCACCATGACAGTAGTAGCAGCAGAAGCTCATACTACTCCCCAAACTTCCTCAAAGGCAGTAGTAATTTTAGCACATGTCAGGGCAGCAGAGAGGGGATAGTTGCTGATGGAGACCATCTTTTCTGTATAGTCAACATTGACCTAGAgaaagagaggggggggggggaaaaaaaaaaaaaaaaaaaatcaagctgcaaGTTTTCACTTAGTCCCATCTATCTCCATTGGTTGGAGGGGCACAGTATTTCTCCAAGGTTGAGCACGGGTACAATAAGACACAGTAGGACAACTGCTAGCCCTCA
This region includes:
- the LPCAT3 gene encoding LOW QUALITY PROTEIN: lysophospholipid acyltransferase 5 (The sequence of the model RefSeq protein was modified relative to this genomic sequence to represent the inferred CDS: deleted 1 base in 1 codon), translating into MGAEGAVSGAGAAVLVPLPGSRSDRPAGRPGEKMAVAGSGWGLAQLAEALGSSEQALRLIVSILMGYPFALFQRYFLFQKETYLIHLYNVFTGLSIAYFNFGMQFFHSLLCVLIQFLILRLMGRTITAVFTTFFFQMTYLMAGYYFTATEHYDIKWTMPHCVLTLKLIGLAIDYYDGGKDLEFLTPEQRRFAVRGVPTLLEVSGFSYFYGAFMVGPQFSMTDYQKLARGEMTDVQGQRPNSFVPALKRLSLGLLFLVTYTLSSLYVSDEYLISDDYMEKPFWFRCGYILIWGKIILYKYVTCWLVTEGVCILVGLGYNGKDQSGKPLWDACANMKVWLYETTPLFTGTIASFNINTNAWVARYIFKRLKFLGNKLLSQALALLFLAIWHGLHSGYLVCFQMELLIVIVERQIINLVRDSPPLSTLTSITALQPIFYVLQQANHWMFMGYSLVPFCLFTWDKWMKVYKSIYFFGHVLVFSLLLVLPYIRRLIVPRKEKLKKAE